A portion of the Corticium candelabrum chromosome 5, ooCorCand1.1, whole genome shotgun sequence genome contains these proteins:
- the LOC134180107 gene encoding GATOR1 complex protein DEPDC5-like: MKSYRLLIHKTSTPTSSAEEEVVVNPDDFSVGQVLEIFHPDDENSHFIVQVSAAKTETKVGQIGVSQKIASVFRLKHQRDINVQCADLKEVTLELIELEMKDQYIDRSDMLRVKQNLQEKCVYSTKKVEFSGIRVRVVSLWTKQQSVMSGYVGCDTKIVFRSSSCIFYIFVQMSCEMWEFDPYGDLYFERAVGFLQELFERWKVQECSHEVTLILFSRTFYGGALPDDFCPSVRDAIQVNSTGQCYQDFYKVVALSKTFTDFSPLLINLKRCFSHYLTWVDCCQNSDDATVSSPKGRLSVASNGNVLEALNLALNSFDHQHLDQQFDKAGQEVVLVTPGVGLFEVSRPLTNISKKRTLDSGLGIDLVCLSAQPLHAAPLLMFNDGQTDSKDFHIPDWINCSFHTSEAQATRNRQGKFIPQISMPDFGKTFALKSKRPCALDLSSTDFEEPKTVRTSSFTEEDKLQRVDYDAYDALVFNVHARAQRRVSRLHSSNVDTARRNLDTLDLVGLSSGKYRSILATSTPAGAVNDEQLPRQNSFDLRMETNATQHSRTNRLVGELELAKGSLRESSASFEGVQSPHVFKHHVVGFRGSRPLVNPFAPSQQSLLFVTHHSRWSHTFRHDVTGQCIQDHHMVQEEPHQVVKDEERDVHIPLEKDVQMNPAVLSAAKEAVAARLKEQANLELVDIDELENATASDSSSTEVTYKNASQGSDPGQSLWQFFTPPTSPTKYQRPFIGHSVVRDVAVIPASKWTLELIGMDWKSIEIPACLPLTTDFFPNNLKNEYYEHHYALFADDSGAISDKQALSCEEIYHEVISQRLCKGYQMIILNSAEKCQMQTASRSLFRSPAQQEMYLTTGKSHHLVKINNSQVEVTIFKPKHQQSNHTVQYQYKLWEHCDNNYQVTSATFHKGMTDDFNWNYLDHYVCGNSDFKELVESLKYSKSRYLLLPVVMDMKVDFQDFQEVMNGRIRKLVQFLETLHKLRRPLSLGQSKGHPRHLSVPTDAQLTAQERRLKKAASIGEGTSTVAKPNRHHSLKPQESVVEECVLSNDNGDNKDDIDSSQDIRLQENSRLEEIVSAMKDPMSGVEVLSSASGRLKDCFLGFDVVTWLMCNVSGLDTREKAIGLAQKMVQNRFLIHASGDSSCGIVDGFYLFQFGKQCSNDDVIDATYKERWMEVSMERLQVASHGLGQAVFRHPLMSTPTPSTPPTPQGIFSTSTISLSLKANECDSGPRKIVKVNVDPQGRSDRPEWCSVCYDSTYSPAHAFCLEFQWLMATTSLVNDMIASWARRASQNGFHLVPAPSHPMSRPHLTRGNPFRMPVFLPLELMSPSVNWYLRKGGFARHQLFLLQEMILARFNFLVDRPAGTKAQVSESTLSGAYSTTYVHESGSVFVQIANPNPSRESSRSRSGSPGKGARPSLDLSLAKVISFEKPGFHWSPNHLIFKRWRSPAAGEVEIADKLWQDMSCFCQNRDSSLDLFLVQVGCIDSTE; this comes from the exons ACTTGAAG GAAGTGACACTTGAGCTTATTGAACTGGAAATGAAG GACCAGTATATTGATAGAAGTGACATGTTACGTGTCAAACAAAATTTG CAAGAGAAATGTGTTTATTCAACAAAGAAGGTTGAGTTTTCTGGAATACG AGTGCGAGTGGTGAGTTTATGGACGAAACAACAAAGTGTTATGTCTGGTTATGTTGGTTGCGATACAAAG ATTGTGTTTCGATCTTCTTCTTGCATTTTCTACATATTTGTTCAAATGAGTTGTGAAATGTGGGAATTTGATCCTTATG GTGATCTGTACTTTGAGAGAGCTGTTGGTTTCTTGCAAGAATTATTTGAACGATGGAAAGTACAG GAATGTAGTCATGAAGTAACATTGATTTTGTTTTCAAGAACATTCTATGGAGGAGCTTTACCAG ATGACTTTTGTCCATCTGTACGTGATGCTATTCAAGTGAACTCTACTGGACAATGCTATCAAGACTTTTACAA GGTTGTTGCTCTTAGTAAAACGTTTACAGATTTTAGTCCACTGCTTATCAATTTGAAGCGATGCTTTTCACACTATTTGACGTGGGTTGATTGCTGCCAAAACA GTGATGATGCAACTGTGAGCTCCCCCAAAGGACGGTTATCGGTAGCATCTAATGGGAATGTACTAGAGGCACTAAATCTTGCACTGAATTCATTTGATCATCAACATCTCGATCAACAGTTTGACAAGGCCGGACAGGAGGTGGTGCTTGTCACTCCAGGTGTTGGACTCTTTGAG GTCAGTCGCCCTCTCACTAATATTTCAAAGAAGCGAACGTTGGACAGTGGTCTAGGAATAGACttggtctgtctttctgctcAGCCTCTCCATGCAGCTCCACTGCTTATG TTCAACGATggtcaaacagacagcaaagatTTTCACATTCCTGATTGGATCAACTGTAG TTTTCATACTTCTGAAGCCCAAGCAAcaagaaataggcaggggaaGTTTATTCCACAGATCTCCATGCCTGAC TTTGGGAAAACCTTTGCTCTGAAGAGCAAGCGTCCGTGTGCACTTGATCTGTCTTCGACTG ATTTTGAGGAACCAAAGACTGTAAGGACATCTTCATTTACTGAAGAGGACAAGCTACAGCGTGTAGACTATGATGCTTATGATGCCTTGGTATTTAATGTTCACGCGAGAGCACAGCGTCG AGTTTCTCGTTTACATTCATCAAATGTTGATACTGCACGCAGAAATCTGGACACACTAGATTTG GTTGGTTTGTCCAGTGGCAAGTATAGGTCTATACTGGCCACATCAACACCAGCTGGAGCAGTCAATGATGAACAGCTACCCAGACAG AACTCTTTTGACTTGAGGATGGAAAC CAATGCTACTCAACATTCAAGAACAAACCGATTAGTGGGTGAACTAG AACTTGCTAAAGGGAGTTTGAGGGAGAGTTCTGCTTCATTTGAAGGTGTTCAGTCACCACACGTCTTTAAACACCATGTTGTTGGCTTTCGTGGAAGTCGGCCTCTAGTCAATCCATTTGCTCCATCGCAACAATCTTTATTATTTGTAACTCATCACAGTCGCTGGAGCCACACATTCAGACATGATGTCACAGGACAG TGCATTCAAGACCATCATATGGTTCAGGAGGAGCCTCATCAAGTAGTAAAAGACGAAGAAAGAGATGTACATATTCCTCTAGAGAAAGATGTTCAAATGAATCCAGCAGTTCTCTCTGCTGCGAAAGAAGCAGTAGCTGCCAGGTTAAAAGAACAAGCCAACTTGGAGCTGGTCGACATTGATGAGTTAGAGAATGCTACAGCTTCGGATTCATCTAGCACTGAGGTAACATACAAGAATGCATCACAAGGTTCTGATCCTGGTCAGTCATTGTGGCAATTTTTTACACCTCCTACAAGTCCAACAAAATATCAACGACCTTTCATTGGTCACAGTGTGGTTAGAGATGTAGCAGTGATTCCGGCATCAAAGTGGACACTTGAACTTATCGGAATGGACTGGAAATCTATAGAGATACCAGCATGTCTTCCACTCACTACAGACTTCTTTCCAAACAACTTGAAGAACGAGTATTATGAGCACCATTACGCACTGTTTGCTGATGACAG TGGAGCAAtttcagacaaacaagcattgAGTTGTGAGGAAATTTATCATGAAGTGATTTCTCAACGACTGTGTAAG GGCTATCAAATGATAATTTTAAACTCGGCAGAAAAATGCCAAATGCAGACTGCATCTCGATCGTTGTTTCGCAGTCCTGCCCAGCAGGAAATGTACTTGACGACAGGAAAGAGTCATCATCTTGTGAAAATTAACAACTCTCAAGTCGAAGTCACAATCTTTAAACCAAA ACACCAGCAGTCGAATCACACAGTGCAGTATCAGTATAAGCTATGGGAACATTGCGATAACAATTATCAA GTTACATCTGCTACGTTCCATAAGGGCATGACTGATGATTTTAACTGGAACTATCTTGATCACTACGTGTGTGGTAACTCTGACTTTAAGGAGCTGGTTGAG TCTCtgaagtacagcaagagtCGATACCTCCTTCTGCCTGTAGTGATGGATATGAAGGTCGACTTTCAAGACTTTCAAGAAGTGATGAATGGTCGGATTAGAAAATTGGTCCAATTCTTAGAAACTCTACACAAGCTTAGGCGGCCACTCTCATTAGGACAGTCAAAG GGTCATCCTCGCCACTTGAGTGTCCCAACTGATGCTCAGCTAACTGCCCAGGAGCGCCGACTTAAGAAAGCTGCTTCTATTGGAGAAGGAACCTCGACTGTTGCTAAACCGAACAGGCACCATTCACTGAAACCACAGGAATCAGTTGTAGAGGAATGTGTGTTGAGTAATGACAATGGCGACAATAAGGACGACATAGATTCTTCTCAAGACATTAGACTTCAGGAGAATTCACGTCTGGAAGAAATAGTTTCGGCAATGAAAGACCCAAT GAGTGGTGTGGAGGTGCTGAGTAGTGCAAGTGGGCGCCTAAAAGACTGCTTTCTTGGATTTGATGTTGTAACATGGTTAATGTGCAATGTGTCTGGCCTGGATACACGAGAAAAAGCCATCGGATTGGCACAG AAAATGGTACAAAATCGTTTCCTCATTCATGCTTCAGGAGACAGCAGTTGTGGAATTGTCGACGGATTCTACCTCTTTCAATTTGGAAAGCAATGTTccaatgatgacgtcattgatGCAACGTATAAGGAAAGGTGGATGGAGGTAAGTATGGAGCGTTTACAAGTGGCGTCTCACGGATTAGGACAGGCAGTGTTTCGGCATCCATTGATGAGCACTCCCACACCTAGTACTCCGCCAACTCCACAGGGCATATTCTCAACGTCTACTATTTCGCTCTCACTGAAAGCAAATGAATGCG ACTCTGGTCCTAGAAAGATAGTAAAAGTGAATGTCGATCCTCAAGGCAGAAGCGATCGTCCGGAGTGGTGTTCCGTATGCTATGATAGCACTTACTCTCCCGCTCATGCCTTTTGTCTCGAATTTCAATGGCTCATGGCTACAACGTCACTCGTAAACGACATG ATTGCTTCGTGGGCTAGACGTGCGTCTCAAAACGGATTTCACCTTGTGCCGGCTCCCTCTCATCCAATGAGTCGTCCTCATCTGACGAGGGGTAATCCATTTCGAATGCCGGTGTTTCTGCCTTTGGAGCTGATGTCACCGTCAGTCAACTGGTATCTCAGGAAAG GTGGCTTTGCTAGACATCAACTGTTTTTGTTACAAGAAATGATTCTTGCCAG GTTTAATTTTTTGGTTGATCGTCCTGCGGGCACCAAAGCTCAGGTGAGTGAGTCTACCCTGTCTGGAGCATACAGTACGACTTATGTCCACGAGAGTGGCTCGGTGTTTGTTCAAATTGCCAACCCGAATCCGTCTCGGGAGAGTTCTCGTAGTAGAAGCGGAAGTCCTGGAAAAGGAGCTCGACCTTCTCTAGATTTGAGTTTGGCAAAAGTGATAAGCTTTGAAAAGCCAGGGTTTCATTGGAGCCCAAATCATCTTATCTTTAAAAGGTGGAGGTCACCTGCTGCAGGTGAGGTGGAAATAGCGGACAAACTGTGGCAAGATATGAGTTGCTTCTGTCAAAATCGTGACAGCTCGTTAGACTTGTTCTTGGTGCAAGTTGGATGTATTGACTCGACTGAGTAA